A stretch of Nonomuraea africana DNA encodes these proteins:
- a CDS encoding CU044_2847 family protein — translation MPQLMRVPLEDGQFVLVELSENDPGVRRVSRVGETITATMTSMEAALEPIQSAARSALETFRKIGPDEVEIEFGVKLNAEAGALITKAGAEGHLVVKLAWRGSAQEQE, via the coding sequence ATGCCCCAGCTGATGCGAGTCCCGCTCGAGGACGGCCAGTTCGTACTCGTGGAGTTGTCCGAGAACGATCCCGGCGTGCGCAGGGTCTCGCGGGTCGGCGAGACGATCACGGCGACCATGACGTCCATGGAGGCGGCGCTCGAGCCGATCCAGTCCGCGGCCAGATCGGCGCTGGAGACCTTCCGCAAGATCGGTCCGGACGAGGTCGAGATCGAGTTCGGCGTCAAGCTCAACGCCGAGGCCGGCGCGCTCATCACCAAGGCGGGAGCGGAGGGTCACCTGGTCGTCAAGCTCGCCTGGCGCGGATCGGCCCAGGAACAGGAGTAG
- a CDS encoding DedA family protein, translating to MESLLDLVDPQWWLTMLGAFATIGVLAIIFAETGLLIGFFLPGDSLLVAAGIFSSAAAAKGIGIEPLSFPVLVIGTPLCAVAGAQLGHLIGVKVGRKLFDKPDSRLFKREHVEKAEYYFEKFGPAKAVVIARFVPIVRTFMNPVAGVLEMPARTFFMWNVIGGLLWVESMLFIGHYLGNLVDPAQIDKYILPGVFLIVLISVIPIIVEVVKSRRNGGRQVPAPQGKHHRVP from the coding sequence GTGGAATCGCTCTTGGACCTCGTGGACCCGCAGTGGTGGCTCACCATGCTCGGCGCCTTCGCCACGATCGGCGTGCTCGCCATCATCTTCGCGGAGACGGGTCTGCTGATCGGCTTCTTCCTGCCGGGTGACTCGCTGCTCGTGGCCGCGGGCATCTTCAGCTCCGCCGCGGCGGCCAAGGGCATCGGCATCGAGCCGCTGTCCTTCCCCGTGCTGGTCATCGGCACCCCGCTGTGCGCCGTCGCCGGTGCACAACTGGGGCACCTGATCGGCGTGAAGGTGGGCCGCAAGCTCTTCGACAAGCCGGATTCGCGGCTGTTCAAGCGCGAGCACGTCGAGAAGGCCGAGTACTACTTCGAGAAGTTCGGCCCCGCCAAGGCCGTGGTGATCGCGCGCTTCGTGCCGATCGTCCGCACGTTCATGAACCCGGTCGCCGGCGTCCTGGAGATGCCCGCCCGCACGTTCTTCATGTGGAACGTGATCGGCGGCCTGCTGTGGGTCGAGAGCATGCTCTTCATCGGCCACTACCTGGGAAACCTGGTCGACCCCGCCCAGATCGACAAGTACATCCTGCCGGGCGTCTTCCTCATCGTGCTCATCTCGGTCATCCCGATCATCGTCGAGGTCGTCAAGAGCCGCAGGAACGGTGGCCGCCAGGTTCCCGCGCCCCAGGGCAAGCACCACCGCGTC
- the fbaA gene encoding class II fructose-bisphosphate aldolase has translation MPIATPEAYAEMLDRAKAGGFAYPAINVTSSQTLNAALRGFAEAESDGIVQVSTGGADFLSGTTVKDMVAGSVALAEYARVVAKNYPVTVALHTDHCPKDKLDGFMRPLIELSLERGGDPIFNSHMWDGSAVPLEENLSIARELLEKCHRANIIMEMEIGVVGGEEDGVVGEINEKLYTTAEDALATAEAVGVGEQGRYMLAATFGNVHGVYKPGHVKLRPSVLKDIQDAVGAKYGKDKPFDLVFHGGSGSLLEEIHEAISYGVVKMNIDTDTQYAFTRPIADHMFRNYDGVLKVDGDVGSKKAYDPRSYGKSAETAMAARVVQACKDLKSAGTKLG, from the coding sequence ATGCCTATCGCGACTCCAGAGGCCTACGCCGAGATGCTCGATCGGGCGAAAGCGGGCGGCTTCGCCTATCCTGCGATCAACGTGACCTCCTCGCAGACCTTGAACGCCGCCCTGCGCGGGTTCGCCGAGGCCGAGAGCGACGGGATCGTCCAGGTGTCCACCGGCGGCGCCGACTTCCTGTCGGGCACCACGGTGAAGGACATGGTGGCCGGGTCCGTGGCCCTTGCCGAGTACGCGAGGGTGGTCGCCAAGAACTACCCGGTGACCGTGGCCCTGCACACCGACCACTGCCCGAAGGACAAGCTCGACGGCTTCATGCGGCCGCTGATCGAGCTCTCCCTCGAGCGGGGCGGCGACCCCATCTTCAACTCCCACATGTGGGACGGCTCGGCCGTACCCCTGGAGGAGAACCTGTCGATCGCGCGCGAGCTGCTGGAGAAGTGCCACCGCGCGAACATCATCATGGAGATGGAGATCGGCGTCGTCGGCGGCGAGGAGGACGGCGTCGTCGGCGAGATCAACGAGAAGCTCTACACCACGGCCGAGGACGCGCTGGCCACCGCCGAGGCCGTGGGCGTCGGCGAGCAGGGCAGGTACATGCTGGCCGCCACGTTCGGCAACGTGCACGGCGTCTACAAGCCGGGCCACGTGAAGCTGCGCCCCTCGGTGCTCAAGGACATCCAGGACGCCGTGGGCGCGAAGTACGGCAAGGACAAGCCGTTCGACCTGGTCTTCCACGGCGGTTCCGGCTCGCTGCTCGAGGAGATCCACGAGGCGATCTCCTACGGCGTGGTGAAGATGAACATCGACACCGACACGCAGTACGCCTTCACCAGGCCGATCGCGGACCACATGTTCCGCAACTACGACGGCGTACTGAAGGTCGACGGGGACGTCGGCAGCAAGAAGGCCTACGACCCCCGCTCGTACGGCAAGTCGGCGGAGACGGCGATGGCGGCCCGCGTCGTGCAGGCCTGCAAGGACCTGAAGTCGGCGGGCACCAAGCTCGGCTGA